A genomic window from Sulfurospirillum multivorans DSM 12446 includes:
- a CDS encoding MFS transporter, with protein sequence MEDINKNIVALGANSFFTDFATEMILPLLPLFLERFLHATKSDIGMIEGFAELGVAMLIAFSGFLSDKLGHRKMLTIIGYGFSNLIKPLAYFASSALMVGMVRVGDRFGKGVRTAPRDALISAFTPSHRSGFVFGFHKMMDSAGAIAGSLTAFLCLQFYGESETTFRFVFALSFVPGVLAVLILIVFVSDVRAEPIPFRSFRPFALSKEFYMLVAFQVAFSLVAMNYSFMVLKSGDNGLALMMIPLAYTLYNATQSFFAIPIGKIADRVGKPLMLSLIYTIFGLSAWIMTWQTPMSAWIAFGSYGVFAAGFNALAKAIISDTTPKALKASAYGIYYGCVGIATFISLAMAGYIWDHYDAQVLFQGVAIGAISLAVILFFFRKILTIKIEK encoded by the coding sequence ATGGAAGATATTAATAAAAATATTGTAGCCTTAGGTGCAAATAGCTTCTTCACTGATTTTGCAACAGAAATGATTCTCCCTCTCTTACCGCTTTTTTTAGAACGATTCTTACATGCCACAAAATCTGATATTGGAATGATTGAAGGGTTCGCGGAACTTGGGGTAGCGATGCTCATTGCTTTTTCAGGATTTTTGTCCGACAAATTGGGGCATCGAAAAATGCTAACGATTATAGGCTATGGGTTTTCAAATCTAATTAAGCCTTTGGCATATTTTGCAAGTAGTGCACTGATGGTTGGTATGGTACGGGTGGGAGATCGTTTTGGTAAAGGTGTAAGAACTGCACCAAGAGATGCCTTGATTTCTGCATTTACTCCATCACACAGAAGTGGTTTTGTGTTTGGTTTTCATAAAATGATGGACAGTGCAGGAGCCATTGCTGGTTCTTTAACTGCATTTTTATGTTTACAATTTTATGGAGAAAGTGAAACCACATTTCGATTTGTTTTTGCGCTGAGTTTTGTTCCTGGCGTCTTAGCCGTATTGATACTAATCGTATTTGTTTCAGACGTTAGAGCTGAACCTATTCCTTTTCGCTCTTTTAGACCTTTTGCACTATCTAAAGAATTTTATATGCTTGTTGCCTTCCAAGTGGCATTTAGTTTAGTTGCAATGAATTATTCGTTTATGGTTTTAAAGTCTGGTGACAATGGACTTGCTTTAATGATGATCCCCTTAGCTTATACACTTTACAATGCAACGCAATCATTTTTTGCTATTCCTATTGGGAAAATAGCTGATCGTGTGGGAAAACCTTTGATGCTAAGTCTTATATACACTATCTTTGGTTTATCTGCGTGGATAATGACATGGCAGACTCCAATGAGTGCTTGGATAGCTTTTGGATCCTATGGTGTGTTTGCCGCTGGGTTTAATGCTTTGGCAAAAGCGATTATCTCCGATACAACGCCAAAAGCACTCAAGGCTTCAGCGTATGGTATCTATTATGGTTGTGTAGGTATTGCAACATTTATTTCTTTGGCAATGGCAGGTTATATTTGGGATCATTACGATGCCCAAGTTCTCTTCCAAGGTGTTGCGATAGGGGCAATTTCATTGGCAGTAATTTTATTTTTTTTTAGAAAAATTCTTACAATAAAAATTGAAAAATAA
- a CDS encoding cytochrome c biogenesis CcdA family protein, which produces MLIEMTSQFGIWAIVASFGIGLLTSLAPCSIITLPLLAGSALGLSKDLNAKQKKVFIYQYSLLFVLGLVISFSLLMLLVSKMGMMLSLAPFWAYLLAALATFSVVAYALGWIQGFDKDKVARKFLRFKLLGAVIIGLIFGLVSTPCASAPLVAIITIASQSGWVYSYALVLAFALGHGMLLLVAGTSLGFTQSVVSSQKIGRVSRFINGFFIVVLVGIGCYFLYQTYLVF; this is translated from the coding sequence ATGCTCATTGAAATGACCTCACAGTTTGGAATATGGGCTATTGTTGCTTCGTTTGGCATTGGTCTTTTAACCTCTTTGGCTCCGTGTTCCATCATCACCTTGCCACTGCTTGCAGGTAGCGCTTTGGGGCTTTCAAAAGATCTAAACGCCAAGCAGAAAAAAGTCTTTATTTACCAATATTCCCTGCTTTTTGTGTTAGGTTTGGTCATCAGTTTTTCACTGTTGATGCTTTTGGTTTCCAAGATGGGCATGATGCTCTCCCTTGCTCCCTTTTGGGCGTATCTTCTTGCAGCTCTTGCGACATTTAGTGTCGTTGCCTACGCCCTTGGATGGATTCAAGGGTTCGATAAAGACAAAGTGGCACGAAAATTTTTGAGATTTAAACTTTTGGGTGCGGTGATCATCGGGCTTATTTTTGGACTGGTGAGCACGCCGTGTGCGTCGGCGCCGTTGGTTGCTATCATCACCATCGCAAGTCAAAGCGGTTGGGTTTATTCGTACGCGCTTGTGTTGGCATTTGCGCTAGGACATGGCATGTTGCTTTTGGTGGCAGGAACTTCGCTTGGATTTACGCAAAGCGTGGTTTCGAGTCAAAAAATAGGCAGGGTGAGTCGCTTTATCAATGGCTTTTTTATCGTGGTTTTGGTGGGAATTGGTTGTTATTTTCTCTACCAAACGTATCTTGTATTTTAG
- the crcB gene encoding fluoride efflux transporter CrcB, whose product MMYSLIAIFTGAGFGALLRWFLGMKLNSFYPSLPLGTLGANLLGGYMIGLAIAFFSNNTSLSPEWRLLIITGFLGGLTTFSTFSAEMVVLIQEQKLTTLFIGLALHVGGSLIMTLLGLATFSLLTHKRIA is encoded by the coding sequence ATGATGTACTCACTTATAGCAATTTTTACAGGTGCTGGTTTTGGAGCACTACTTCGTTGGTTTTTAGGCATGAAACTCAATAGTTTCTATCCTTCACTTCCATTAGGAACATTAGGGGCTAATTTATTAGGTGGCTACATGATAGGATTAGCCATTGCTTTTTTTAGTAACAATACATCACTTTCTCCTGAATGGAGACTTTTAATCATTACAGGCTTTTTAGGAGGCTTAACAACGTTTAGCACCTTTAGTGCAGAGATGGTTGTGCTTATCCAGGAACAAAAACTCACAACACTTTTTATAGGCTTAGCTTTACATGTAGGCGGTTCACTTATCATGACGCTTTTAGGCTTGGCAACATTTTCATTACTCACACACAAAAGAATTGCATGA
- a CDS encoding arsenate reductase (azurin) small subunit, which produces MEIVEVQQTRREFFKFSALGLGAVVATPALIAGDAHPSMSVYGGYTKNRVGSLAQLKKAGELDFSYPDESALCKAVYVNNEVKAYSIICTHKGCPTIYNKQKAMFECPCHFTKYDAKNNGQMVIGQATGALPRVLLEISGDDIFAIGVDGLIFGRINNTVG; this is translated from the coding sequence ATGGAGATCGTAGAAGTACAACAAACGAGACGAGAATTTTTTAAATTCTCAGCTTTGGGACTTGGCGCAGTTGTGGCTACCCCAGCACTCATTGCAGGTGATGCACACCCTTCAATGTCTGTGTATGGTGGTTACACAAAAAATAGAGTTGGCTCCTTAGCGCAACTCAAAAAAGCGGGAGAACTTGATTTTTCCTACCCTGATGAGAGTGCATTGTGTAAAGCTGTGTATGTCAATAATGAGGTCAAAGCCTACAGCATTATCTGCACCCATAAAGGCTGTCCAACGATCTACAACAAACAAAAAGCGATGTTTGAGTGCCCCTGTCATTTCACCAAATATGACGCAAAAAATAACGGACAAATGGTTATTGGTCAGGCAACAGGAGCCCTTCCGCGTGTCCTTTTAGAGATCAGTGGCGATGACATCTTTGCTATTGGCGTCGATGGCCTTATTTTTGGCCGTATTAACAACACTGTAGGTTAA
- a CDS encoding TSUP family transporter, whose protein sequence is MLVMGAIVGFLAGLLGIGGGAIIIPLLIYLGYDAKQTAITVSFMIPFSTLSAFLTYVYLIEIDWILLGVVAVAAALGGVIGNHIMIFKLSVEQTRKFIALSLYAIGIKMIWSLIS, encoded by the coding sequence ATGCTAGTCATGGGTGCTATTGTTGGATTTTTAGCGGGGCTTTTAGGCATTGGCGGAGGAGCGATTATTATCCCTTTGCTTATTTATTTGGGATACGATGCGAAACAGACGGCGATAACGGTTAGTTTTATGATCCCTTTTTCAACCCTTTCCGCTTTTTTGACCTACGTTTATCTTATCGAAATTGATTGGATTCTTTTAGGAGTTGTAGCAGTTGCGGCAGCCCTTGGTGGTGTGATTGGCAATCACATTATGATTTTTAAACTCAGTGTGGAACAGACACGAAAGTTTATTGCTCTATCGTTGTATGCGATTGGCATTAAAATGATTTGGAGTCTTATCTCATGA
- a CDS encoding arsenic transporter, producing the protein MILASLLFLTTLVFVIWQPKGLQIGTTAVLGAVIALVVGVVSFADVLVVTSIVWDATLAFIGIIILSMVLDEIGFFEWCAIQMAKLSGGNGHLMFVYSILLGSFISALFANDGAALILTPILLAQMRILKLGAKAIIAFLLAGGFISDSASLPFVFSNLTNIVTANYFHIGFAEYLSVMFVPYVASTLISIVFLWLFLRKDIVARVDLSLLKHPDEVLKSKPLFYLSWLFLALLLGSYFVGDAYHLPISVFALGGALLFLLIANAFKVVHPRRIITSAPWQVVWFSIGLYIVVYGLKNAGLTEHLTIILKDLNTRGDTIAIIGTGFISAFLSAVMNNMPTVMIMDIALHDIPNTALAYANIIGCNLGPKMTPFGSLATLLWLHVLAQKGVKISFWQYSKFGLIITPPVLLLVLLTL; encoded by the coding sequence ATGATTTTAGCCTCGCTTTTATTTTTAACGACCTTGGTGTTTGTCATCTGGCAACCCAAAGGTTTGCAAATCGGCACGACCGCTGTTTTAGGCGCTGTGATTGCCTTGGTGGTGGGTGTTGTGAGTTTTGCGGATGTGCTTGTGGTCACCAGCATCGTTTGGGATGCTACTTTGGCGTTTATTGGGATTATTATCCTCTCCATGGTACTTGATGAGATCGGCTTTTTTGAGTGGTGTGCGATACAGATGGCAAAACTCTCGGGTGGCAATGGTCATCTGATGTTTGTCTATTCTATTCTCTTAGGCTCGTTTATCTCAGCACTCTTCGCAAATGACGGCGCCGCGCTGATCTTAACACCTATTTTGCTCGCACAGATGCGCATTTTAAAGCTGGGAGCGAAAGCGATTATCGCCTTTTTGCTCGCGGGTGGGTTTATCAGCGATTCGGCTTCACTTCCGTTTGTCTTTTCAAACCTCACGAACATCGTCACCGCCAACTACTTTCACATCGGTTTTGCAGAGTATTTAAGCGTGATGTTTGTGCCTTATGTGGCGAGCACGCTCATCTCTATCGTGTTTTTATGGCTCTTTTTGCGCAAAGATATTGTCGCACGTGTGGATCTCTCCTTGCTGAAACATCCCGATGAGGTTCTTAAAAGCAAACCACTGTTTTATCTCTCATGGCTCTTTTTAGCACTGCTTTTGGGAAGCTATTTTGTGGGCGATGCGTACCATCTGCCTATTTCGGTCTTTGCTTTGGGTGGAGCACTGCTCTTTTTACTCATTGCCAATGCGTTTAAAGTGGTGCATCCTAGGCGTATCATCACCTCGGCGCCGTGGCAAGTGGTCTGGTTTAGCATCGGGCTTTACATCGTGGTGTACGGGCTTAAAAATGCAGGATTGACCGAGCATTTGACCATCATCCTCAAAGATTTAAATACCAGAGGCGACACGATCGCCATTATCGGAACAGGGTTTATTTCAGCTTTCTTAAGTGCTGTGATGAACAATATGCCCACTGTCATGATCATGGACATCGCCTTACACGACATCCCCAATACCGCGTTAGCCTACGCTAACATCATCGGATGTAACTTAGGCCCTAAAATGACGCCGTTTGGCTCTTTGGCGACGCTTTTATGGTTGCATGTTTTGGCTCAAAAAGGGGTGAAAATAAGCTTTTGGCAGTACTCAAAGTTCGGTCTTATCATCACGCCACCGGTGCTGTTATTGGTTTTATTAACGCTTTAA
- a CDS encoding thioredoxin family protein, producing MKKKIILVVLTFLLVGCGEAKVEDKKPIASPLKKTQEASTAMLEATPYAQIASQIGKTPMLVEFGSTSCASCVEMGKLLYRAKQEYPQSAIYFVEVYNDQLATRDYRIQMIPTQIYLDAKGAESDRHIGAVNYEQLIAKLKEQNVIF from the coding sequence ATGAAAAAAAAGATTATTTTAGTGGTGTTAACGTTTCTTTTAGTCGGGTGTGGTGAGGCAAAAGTAGAAGATAAAAAGCCTATCGCGTCGCCTTTGAAAAAGACGCAAGAGGCTTCAACAGCGATGTTAGAAGCAACGCCGTACGCGCAGATAGCTTCCCAGATAGGTAAAACACCAATGCTTGTTGAGTTTGGCTCGACCAGTTGTGCTTCGTGTGTGGAGATGGGAAAATTGCTGTACCGCGCGAAACAAGAGTATCCTCAAAGTGCGATCTATTTTGTAGAGGTTTACAATGACCAACTAGCGACGCGTGATTATAGAATACAGATGATTCCGACACAAATTTATCTCGATGCTAAGGGCGCTGAGTCTGATCGACATATCGGTGCCGTGAATTATGAACAACTGATCGCAAAGCTTAAAGAGCAAAACGTTATTTTCTAA
- a CDS encoding arsenate reductase ArsC: MIKVLFVCIHNSARSQMAEELLRKYGGEKFNAQSAGLEPGIVNPLAVEILKEEGIDIANKQTQSVFDLFKNGKLFHYVVTVCDEGNSERCPIFPGQTSRIHWSFKDPSQFMGTYEENLAQTRVVKEEIKAAVLAFIEMAETHY; this comes from the coding sequence ATGATCAAGGTTTTATTTGTATGTATTCACAACAGTGCGCGCAGTCAAATGGCGGAGGAGCTTCTTAGAAAATACGGCGGAGAGAAATTTAACGCTCAAAGTGCAGGGTTGGAGCCTGGCATTGTAAACCCTCTCGCGGTTGAAATACTTAAAGAAGAGGGGATTGATATCGCAAACAAGCAAACGCAATCGGTGTTTGATTTGTTTAAAAATGGAAAATTATTTCATTATGTCGTCACCGTGTGCGATGAGGGCAATAGCGAACGATGTCCTATTTTCCCAGGTCAAACAAGTCGTATTCATTGGAGTTTTAAAGACCCTAGTCAGTTTATGGGAACGTATGAAGAGAATTTAGCGCAAACCAGAGTGGTCAAAGAAGAGATTAAAGCAGCGGTTTTAGCGTTTATTGAGATGGCTGAAACGCACTACTAA
- a CDS encoding cation diffusion facilitator family transporter — MKHEHANHNHDQGHEHKEEDHSGHHHHTVTGKNLFITIVLNVFITTAQVIGGVVSGSLALLSDALHNFSDVMALFIAWWANKVSAKESSEEKTFGYKRVEIVAALFNAAVLAGIGVYLIVEGVAKLMHPHVIDSDIVIYLALLGIVFNFVSVLLIQKDAKENLNMKAAYLHLLSDTMTSVAVLIGGLGMKYFGAYWIDPLITIAIALYLIFTSFSLIKETTAILMQFSPKGLHVKDIEKSVLAFEEVENLHHVHLWQLNDKEVHLEAHVDFKENLPLSEVTAVIARIEEELEEHFGISHVTLQAEFESADHKELIYTKGCSHV; from the coding sequence ATGAAACACGAACACGCTAATCACAACCATGACCAAGGTCATGAACACAAAGAAGAAGACCATAGTGGTCACCATCATCACACTGTCACAGGGAAAAATCTTTTCATAACGATTGTCCTCAATGTCTTTATCACGACGGCTCAGGTTATTGGAGGCGTTGTATCGGGTTCTTTGGCACTTTTAAGTGACGCACTTCATAACTTTTCAGATGTTATGGCACTGTTTATCGCGTGGTGGGCCAATAAAGTCTCTGCCAAAGAGAGCAGTGAAGAGAAGACATTTGGGTATAAACGAGTGGAGATTGTCGCGGCATTGTTTAATGCTGCAGTGTTGGCGGGCATTGGTGTTTATTTAATCGTTGAGGGTGTGGCAAAGTTGATGCATCCTCATGTGATTGATTCAGATATTGTGATTTATTTAGCGCTTTTGGGGATTGTCTTTAACTTTGTTAGTGTGCTTCTTATCCAAAAAGATGCCAAAGAGAATCTTAATATGAAAGCCGCTTACTTGCATCTTTTAAGTGATACGATGACCTCAGTCGCTGTCCTTATTGGCGGTTTGGGTATGAAATATTTTGGGGCGTATTGGATAGATCCGCTTATTACCATTGCGATTGCGCTTTATCTTATTTTTACCTCGTTTTCACTGATTAAAGAGACGACGGCGATTTTGATGCAATTTAGTCCAAAAGGTTTACATGTAAAGGATATTGAGAAGTCTGTTTTAGCGTTCGAGGAGGTTGAAAATCTCCACCATGTTCATCTTTGGCAACTCAACGACAAAGAAGTTCATCTTGAAGCCCATGTGGATTTTAAAGAGAATTTGCCTTTGTCAGAGGTGACAGCTGTTATTGCTCGTATCGAAGAGGAATTAGAAGAGCATTTTGGGATTTCGCATGTTACGTTGCAAGCGGAATTTGAGAGTGCCGATCATAAAGAATTAATTTACACTAAAGGATGCTCACATGTTTGA
- a CDS encoding sulfite exporter TauE/SafE family protein, translated as MEYLIYFGITLVISTLFSIGGTGSSVALIPILSFLGVGFDLAKAVGLFANTASTLGASIMNVLRKSIDVKQVLPFVFMSVACAPLGAYSATQMDTYYVKCAFALFLFLVLR; from the coding sequence GTGGAATATCTAATTTATTTTGGGATCACATTGGTGATCTCAACCCTTTTTTCCATCGGAGGAACAGGCTCTTCAGTGGCACTTATTCCTATCCTTAGTTTTCTAGGTGTGGGATTTGATTTAGCTAAAGCGGTCGGTCTGTTTGCCAACACTGCTTCAACGCTGGGTGCATCAATTATGAATGTACTGCGTAAAAGCATTGATGTCAAGCAGGTCTTACCGTTTGTCTTTATGTCCGTTGCCTGTGCGCCTTTGGGTGCTTATAGCGCAACACAGATGGATACCTATTATGTCAAATGTGCTTTTGCACTTTTTTTATTTTTAGTGCTACGATGA
- a CDS encoding arsenate reductase ArsC, which translates to MKKVLILCTGNSCRSIIAEALVNAKLEGIEAYSAGVRASGKVNAYAKRVLEEEGIWNDSYHSKTLDEVLHVNFDLVVTVCDHANETCPMFPRPIPKIHVGFSDPDGKDYGAFILTCKAIEAELLPIIKAELL; encoded by the coding sequence ATGAAAAAAGTTCTGATTTTATGTACGGGAAACAGTTGTCGAAGCATCATCGCTGAAGCACTTGTGAATGCCAAATTAGAAGGCATTGAAGCTTACAGTGCGGGGGTGCGTGCAAGTGGTAAAGTGAACGCCTATGCGAAAAGAGTTTTAGAAGAAGAGGGCATTTGGAACGATTCGTATCACTCTAAAACGCTGGATGAGGTTTTACATGTAAACTTCGATTTGGTCGTCACGGTGTGCGATCATGCCAATGAAACCTGCCCGATGTTTCCTCGTCCCATCCCTAAAATCCACGTAGGATTTTCCGATCCTGATGGCAAAGATTACGGTGCGTTTATTCTTACATGTAAAGCGATTGAAGCCGAACTCTTGCCGATTATCAAAGCCGAACTCTTATGA
- a CDS encoding rhodanese-like domain-containing protein: MDSYIRSLDMKAIVSAKVEADDFITMYNKGEAILLDVRYGFEHKVWGLPFTCNIPLNELPDRLSELPNDKIIVCACPESCRSNIAKQYLSLKGFNAKILTCGMIKLMERLKGGKAKDLHLEA, from the coding sequence ATGGACAGTTATATTCGTAGCCTCGATATGAAGGCTATTGTGAGTGCAAAAGTGGAAGCAGATGATTTTATAACGATGTACAACAAAGGTGAGGCAATCTTGTTGGATGTGCGTTATGGTTTTGAGCATAAAGTGTGGGGACTTCCTTTTACATGTAACATTCCTCTCAATGAACTTCCTGATCGTTTAAGCGAACTACCAAACGATAAAATCATTGTGTGTGCATGTCCTGAATCGTGTCGTTCGAATATCGCCAAACAGTATCTCTCCCTCAAAGGTTTCAACGCGAAAATCCTTACCTGCGGAATGATAAAGTTAATGGAGCGTCTTAAAGGTGGCAAAGCCAAAGACCTTCATTTGGAAGCATAA
- a CDS encoding arsenate reductase (azurin) large subunit — translation MALTLNDRLPIPHKNAEVKNVTCEFCIVGCGYKSYKWPLGTEGTYKDNALGIDLSQQQPTYGDWCSERMFNTITDRDGKKYNLMVIPDKTCVVNVGQNSVRGGMMGVSTFNVASATRDRLKEPQVFRGGMLMESSWEEATTIIAKVYKKIIDNDGADEISHKTFDHGGGGGGFENTWGTGKLFHSAIGTTSASIHNRPAYNSEVHSSREMGVGELNSSYYDTSISDTMLVIGCNPYECQTNLFNIHMQANLDGSTLEDKKREYDKGESLSKGKIIFIDPRRTASITNSIAIAGKENVLHLQIKPAQDITLMNALVSYIIEQGWEAKEFIKNHTENFDAMVKVNKVSLEYASSITNISVADIKKAAEWIAKPKPSGHRPRNAIYYEKGIIWGIKNYENVASIVNLGLVTHSVGRVGTGICRAGGHQEGYTRPEYHGPSRQNLAVIDTDIIQGKYLVYSIWGTNPFGQSIATQRLRNAVNKRSQIVKDAINGYHGNNLDELCDIIYNACKSGGLFVVDIDIYPTQSSERAHIVLPAATTMEMNLTSMSGERRLRLSEKIMDAPGSAKPDCLIAADIANALKAEYLKAGNKTMAKRFEGFEWKNEEDSFKDGFAGQGSKMASQGGPTGTLATYKLLRDAGNNGVQLPIVKVENGKLIGTRLNYADGKFGTKSGRATFLPTPQPAMPKQVAKQVKRYKYWVNSGRINEVWQSNYHTGRLEFTAKRWPMAPLEIHPNDAKELGVTSGDIVQLSNDYGSTRAIAIVTDAVRKGEVFGAFGFQNSIINDLCTDYVDPDTKIPFYKGTAANIVKVGRSEGLIKDMTFLERA, via the coding sequence ATGGCACTTACGTTAAACGATAGATTACCTATTCCTCATAAAAATGCGGAAGTCAAAAATGTTACCTGTGAATTTTGCATCGTAGGATGTGGCTACAAATCTTATAAATGGCCTCTTGGAACCGAAGGAACATACAAAGACAATGCCCTTGGCATCGATCTTTCACAACAGCAACCCACCTATGGTGACTGGTGCAGTGAACGAATGTTCAATACGATTACAGATCGTGATGGTAAAAAATACAACCTGATGGTCATCCCCGATAAAACGTGCGTCGTCAACGTCGGTCAAAACTCTGTGCGTGGCGGTATGATGGGGGTTTCAACCTTCAATGTAGCCAGCGCAACCAGAGACAGACTCAAAGAGCCTCAAGTTTTTCGAGGTGGTATGCTGATGGAAAGCTCGTGGGAAGAAGCAACAACCATCATCGCAAAAGTGTATAAAAAAATCATCGATAACGATGGCGCGGATGAAATCTCGCATAAAACCTTTGACCACGGTGGCGGTGGCGGTGGCTTTGAAAACACATGGGGTACTGGCAAGCTCTTTCACTCCGCCATTGGCACCACATCGGCTTCGATTCACAACCGTCCTGCGTACAACTCTGAAGTGCATTCAAGCCGTGAAATGGGCGTGGGTGAGCTTAACAGCAGTTATTATGATACGAGTATCTCCGATACGATGCTTGTCATTGGGTGTAATCCTTACGAGTGTCAAACGAACCTTTTCAACATTCACATGCAAGCCAATCTTGATGGCAGTACGCTTGAGGATAAAAAGAGAGAGTATGACAAAGGGGAGAGTCTGAGCAAGGGTAAGATTATTTTTATTGACCCTAGACGCACGGCATCCATTACCAACTCCATTGCGATTGCAGGCAAAGAGAATGTTCTTCATCTTCAGATCAAACCCGCTCAAGACATTACCCTTATGAACGCACTGGTGAGCTACATCATTGAGCAAGGTTGGGAAGCTAAAGAGTTTATCAAAAACCATACGGAGAACTTTGATGCGATGGTCAAGGTCAATAAAGTCTCCCTAGAGTATGCCTCTTCTATCACAAATATCAGCGTCGCTGACATCAAAAAAGCGGCAGAATGGATCGCCAAACCCAAACCAAGCGGTCACCGTCCTCGCAATGCGATTTACTATGAAAAAGGCATCATCTGGGGCATTAAAAACTATGAAAATGTCGCTTCCATCGTCAATCTTGGACTGGTAACGCACAGCGTGGGTCGTGTGGGAACAGGCATATGTCGCGCAGGCGGTCACCAAGAGGGTTACACAAGACCTGAGTACCATGGCCCAAGCCGTCAAAATTTGGCGGTCATCGACACCGACATTATCCAAGGTAAATACCTTGTCTATTCGATCTGGGGAACCAACCCTTTTGGTCAGTCCATCGCGACACAACGCCTCCGAAATGCGGTCAATAAGCGCAGTCAAATCGTTAAAGATGCGATCAACGGGTATCATGGAAACAACCTTGATGAACTCTGCGATATTATCTACAACGCGTGCAAATCAGGCGGTCTTTTTGTCGTCGATATAGACATCTACCCAACGCAATCCAGCGAGCGAGCGCACATTGTATTACCAGCGGCAACAACGATGGAGATGAACCTCACATCCATGAGCGGAGAGCGAAGACTGCGTCTGTCTGAAAAAATCATGGATGCCCCAGGAAGTGCCAAGCCAGATTGTTTAATTGCTGCGGACATCGCCAATGCGCTTAAAGCTGAGTATCTTAAAGCTGGCAATAAAACCATGGCAAAACGCTTTGAAGGCTTTGAGTGGAAAAATGAAGAAGATTCATTTAAAGATGGTTTCGCAGGTCAAGGCTCTAAAATGGCAAGTCAAGGCGGACCAACAGGAACGCTTGCTACCTATAAACTCTTACGTGATGCGGGCAATAACGGCGTTCAACTTCCTATCGTTAAAGTCGAAAATGGCAAGCTTATTGGCACGCGTCTCAATTACGCTGATGGTAAGTTTGGTACGAAATCGGGTCGTGCGACGTTCTTACCAACACCACAACCCGCCATGCCAAAACAGGTCGCAAAACAGGTCAAACGCTACAAATACTGGGTCAATTCAGGACGTATCAATGAAGTATGGCAGTCAAACTACCACACAGGTCGCCTTGAATTTACCGCAAAACGATGGCCGATGGCTCCACTTGAAATTCATCCCAATGATGCTAAAGAGCTTGGCGTTACGAGTGGCGATATTGTTCAGCTCAGTAACGATTATGGCTCCACACGAGCGATTGCGATTGTGACGGATGCGGTGCGCAAAGGCGAAGTTTTTGGTGCTTTTGGTTTCCAAAATTCCATCATCAACGACCTCTGCACCGATTATGTCGATCCAGATACCAAAATTCCTTTCTACAAAGGAACGGCGGCAAACATCGTTAAAGTTGGCCGAAGCGAAGGGCTTATCAAAGATATGACCTTCTTGGAACGTGCGTAA
- a CDS encoding DUF190 domain-containing protein, whose translation MKGYQLVFSTLQNRQHHSGENLIEWFEKSAQSLGIQGITVVNASKGIGRDGKWHSASFFELAEQPIELIMNVTEAECEALFTFLKEQNQQIFYTKCAIEYGVI comes from the coding sequence ATGAAAGGGTATCAACTTGTCTTTTCCACCCTCCAAAATCGACAACACCACAGTGGGGAGAATCTGATTGAATGGTTTGAAAAAAGTGCTCAATCTTTGGGCATTCAAGGAATTACGGTTGTGAATGCCAGTAAAGGAATTGGACGAGATGGTAAATGGCACTCTGCCTCTTTTTTTGAGTTAGCAGAACAACCCATTGAGTTGATTATGAATGTTACAGAAGCAGAATGCGAAGCACTCTTTACATTTTTAAAAGAGCAAAACCAGCAGATTTTTTACACCAAATGTGCGATTGAATATGGTGTAATCTAA